The Armatimonadota bacterium genome has a window encoding:
- a CDS encoding phosphodiester glycosidase family protein: protein MLARSGLFAAICVALITAGAAAIADPSSVGYEYRRVAATDVHVVTVNLNDPDVAVTLVVARDGIGSAEPFASIMRRSRPDAAITGTFFGVECLLPIGNLVLDGRLLSPVATGTTLAITRGNEAVLLPTRANQAMDWSGYSAALFAGPTLVKDGRYAVDPAAEGFHDRGHYRPARRTALGIRPNHKLLLVAVARPVTLTRMAAIMKALGARHAFALDGGTSAALHYRGHTIVRPGRRLTHVIAVYANGRPSVVAQAPHPRSG from the coding sequence ATGCTTGCGAGAAGCGGCCTCTTCGCCGCCATATGCGTCGCGCTGATTACCGCGGGTGCTGCCGCGATTGCCGACCCCTCTTCGGTGGGCTACGAATACCGCCGGGTAGCCGCCACCGATGTCCACGTCGTCACCGTCAACCTCAACGACCCCGACGTCGCCGTGACCCTGGTGGTCGCGCGCGACGGCATCGGCAGCGCCGAGCCCTTCGCCTCGATCATGCGTCGCTCGCGGCCCGACGCCGCGATCACCGGCACCTTCTTCGGCGTCGAGTGCCTGCTGCCCATTGGCAACCTCGTGCTCGACGGGCGGCTGCTGTCCCCGGTCGCCACCGGCACCACCCTCGCCATCACCCGCGGCAACGAAGCGGTGCTGCTGCCCACCCGGGCCAATCAGGCCATGGACTGGAGCGGGTATTCCGCCGCCCTGTTCGCGGGGCCGACGCTGGTCAAGGACGGCAGGTACGCGGTGGATCCTGCGGCAGAGGGCTTCCACGACCGGGGGCACTACCGCCCTGCTCGCCGCACCGCCCTCGGCATCAGGCCCAACCATAAGCTGCTGCTGGTGGCGGTCGCGCGGCCTGTAACCTTGACGCGGATGGCGGCCATCATGAAGGCGCTGGGCGCTCGCCACGCCTTCGCTCTCGACGGCGGCACCTCCGCCGCCCTGCACTACCGCGGCCACACCATCGTGCGCCCCGGCCGCCGCCTCACCCATGTCATCGCGGTTTACGCCAATGGCCGCCCGTCGGTGGTGGCCCAAGCGCCCCACCCGCGCAGCGGCTAG
- a CDS encoding NAD(P)-dependent oxidoreductase codes for MKIAFFEVQDWERELIAQSPLADATELYEECLGDRSPPPPANYDAVSVFVYCGINRQVMESMASLKLIATRSTGTDHIDLAAARERGITVCNVPEYGANTVAEHTFGLILGLSRRIFLAHDRVSGGDFRLAGLRGFELKDKTLGVVGAGAIGLHVIRIARALSMEVLAYDVKESALLAEILGFRYAPLAEVFAQSEVISLHAPLAPATRHLINRKSLATMKRGVLIVNTARGELIDTQALVAALDSGQVGGAGLDVFEGEQAVKEESVLLRGERKPPRELRPLRSLLERDNVIITPHMAFYSEEALRRILDTTIENLVAFERGQPQNVVGG; via the coding sequence ATGAAGATCGCCTTTTTCGAGGTGCAGGACTGGGAGCGCGAGCTCATCGCGCAATCGCCGCTGGCGGACGCGACGGAGCTGTACGAGGAATGCCTCGGTGACCGATCACCACCGCCGCCGGCGAACTACGACGCCGTTTCGGTGTTCGTGTACTGCGGGATCAATCGCCAAGTCATGGAGAGCATGGCCAGCCTCAAGCTCATCGCCACGCGCTCGACCGGCACCGACCACATAGACCTGGCGGCGGCGCGGGAGCGGGGAATCACGGTCTGCAACGTTCCCGAGTACGGCGCGAATACGGTGGCGGAGCACACCTTCGGCCTGATCCTGGGGCTGTCGCGCAGGATCTTCCTGGCGCACGACCGGGTGAGCGGGGGCGACTTTCGGCTGGCGGGACTGCGGGGGTTTGAGCTCAAGGACAAGACGCTGGGGGTGGTGGGCGCGGGGGCCATCGGCCTGCACGTGATACGTATTGCGCGAGCGTTGAGCATGGAGGTGCTGGCCTACGATGTCAAGGAGAGCGCGCTGCTGGCGGAGATCCTGGGGTTTCGCTACGCGCCGCTGGCGGAAGTGTTCGCGCAGTCGGAGGTGATCTCGCTGCACGCGCCGCTGGCGCCGGCGACCCGGCATCTCATCAACCGCAAGTCGCTGGCGACGATGAAGCGGGGGGTGCTGATAGTCAACACCGCGCGCGGGGAGCTGATTGACACGCAGGCGCTGGTGGCGGCATTGGACTCAGGGCAGGTCGGGGGCGCGGGGCTGGATGTGTTCGAGGGCGAGCAGGCGGTCAAGGAGGAGAGCGTCCTGCTGCGCGGGGAGCGCAAGCCGCCGCGGGAGCTGCGGCCGCTGCGGAGCCTGCTGGAGCGCGACAACGTGATCATCACCCCGCACATGGCGTTCTACAGCGAGGAGGCGCTGCGGCGCATCCTGGATACGACCATCGAGAACCTGGTCGCCTTCGAGCGCGGGCAGCCGCAGAACGTGGTGGGGGGGTAA
- a CDS encoding glycosyl hydrolase: MRLEEKFRRAGRDGKRYRGAPFWSWNDDLEPEELRRQVREMKEQGLGGFFMHARVGLITPYLSERWMECIEAAVDEARQLGLEAWLYDEDKWPSGTVGTVIPDLGPEWQQKTVELAEVYADQFEPQPAPVATFIGRRRGNTVSDVTYLPDHRLPSTVGDRTVFHFYVQTHGRADLLKPAVVKKFMELTHEAYRRRVGAEFGKTIPGIFTDEPSFRHVPWTEGLPLFFRERNGYDLVENLLSVFYAAGDFHQVRYDFWSTVTDLYVENFTRRLHDWCARHRLALTGHFLHEETLLSQLRRMGAAMQHYEYLHMPGIDHLGRRIGDPLLCKQVSSVAHQFGGRRVLSETFGAVGWNLSFEDQKWIGDWQYAQGVDRLCQHLELYSMKGERKRDYPPSLYYQQPWWPHNRVVADYFARLGAALTSGKHRCDVLVLHPIGSAWAVHDPNDERPVMELSGQFSRLSTFLLQIHRDYDYGDESIIERHGGVEGDSLRVGSARYRVVIVPPSVSLRTRVLDLLLRFAQAGGRIICVEPLPALEQGVASGRPAEQLRRVATIIQLDRDELRLALEGMVEPEIVVLEHDSAVERALHALGRHEEDAHTIFYQQREVGERQLFFLANTDNHREVHAEVRLRGRGLLEEWDLRTGRVTPLPAHYAGSYTGVRVTFAPAGSRLLALNRAHEPLEGSAPVLRQVRRVAFEDQWQVQPREHNALTLDYCAYRLGEGKWQPQVPTIWLHQVVRELTQPTALGLRFTFPMESDPAQARDCFLVVEQPERYTITVNGHAPPPEHGWWTDISWRKLDLAGLLRQGVNVVEMIASAGPELEVESIYVVGDFGVVRSGARWEGGAPMFALVAAPTEVHTGDLGPQGYRFFRGSIAYRQDLRVPLQAGQRAFLRLEGLEAALATVWVNGKQAGHLPWRPHEVEVTALLHRRRINSFEIELHGTCRNLLGPHHNAAGDPVGVSPDLFLGGAQWREDPRSPDRIWRDHYSFVPFGITRGAHVAIMEEARG, encoded by the coding sequence GAGGACAAGTGGCCGAGCGGCACGGTGGGCACGGTGATCCCGGACCTGGGGCCCGAGTGGCAGCAGAAGACAGTGGAGCTGGCGGAGGTCTATGCCGACCAGTTCGAGCCGCAGCCCGCTCCCGTGGCGACCTTCATCGGGCGCCGCCGCGGCAACACCGTCAGCGACGTGACCTATCTGCCCGACCACCGCCTGCCGAGCACTGTCGGCGACCGCACGGTCTTTCATTTCTACGTGCAGACCCACGGCCGTGCGGATCTGCTGAAGCCAGCCGTGGTGAAAAAGTTCATGGAGCTCACCCACGAAGCCTACCGCCGGCGCGTGGGCGCGGAGTTCGGCAAGACCATTCCCGGTATCTTCACCGACGAGCCCTCTTTCCGCCACGTGCCGTGGACTGAGGGTCTGCCGCTCTTCTTCCGCGAACGCAACGGCTACGACCTGGTGGAGAACCTGCTGTCGGTATTCTACGCGGCGGGCGATTTCCACCAGGTGCGCTACGATTTCTGGAGCACGGTGACCGACCTCTACGTCGAGAATTTCACCCGGCGCCTCCACGATTGGTGCGCGCGCCACCGCCTGGCGCTCACCGGCCACTTCCTACACGAGGAGACGCTGCTGAGCCAACTGCGGCGCATGGGCGCCGCCATGCAGCACTACGAGTACCTGCACATGCCGGGGATTGACCACCTCGGGCGCCGCATCGGGGATCCGCTGCTGTGCAAGCAGGTGTCGAGCGTCGCCCACCAGTTCGGCGGCCGCCGGGTGCTGTCCGAGACCTTCGGCGCCGTGGGTTGGAACCTGTCGTTCGAGGACCAGAAATGGATCGGCGACTGGCAATACGCGCAGGGGGTGGACCGCTTGTGCCAGCACCTGGAGCTGTACTCGATGAAGGGCGAGCGCAAGCGCGATTACCCGCCGTCGCTGTACTACCAGCAGCCGTGGTGGCCGCACAACCGCGTCGTCGCCGACTACTTCGCGCGCCTGGGCGCCGCCCTCACCAGCGGCAAGCATCGCTGCGACGTGCTGGTGCTGCACCCCATCGGCAGCGCGTGGGCGGTGCACGATCCCAACGACGAGCGCCCGGTGATGGAGCTCAGCGGGCAGTTCTCGCGCCTGAGCACATTCCTGCTGCAGATTCACCGCGACTACGACTACGGCGACGAGAGCATCATCGAACGCCACGGCGGGGTCGAGGGCGACAGCCTGCGCGTGGGCAGCGCCCGCTACCGGGTGGTCATCGTGCCGCCGAGCGTCAGCCTGCGCACCCGGGTGCTCGACCTGCTGCTGCGGTTCGCGCAGGCGGGGGGGCGGATCATCTGCGTGGAGCCGCTGCCGGCGCTCGAGCAAGGGGTCGCCTCCGGGCGACCGGCGGAGCAACTGCGCCGGGTGGCGACGATCATCCAGCTCGACCGCGACGAGCTGCGGCTGGCGCTGGAGGGCATGGTGGAGCCGGAGATCGTGGTGCTGGAGCATGACTCCGCCGTGGAGCGCGCCCTGCACGCGCTGGGGCGCCATGAGGAGGACGCGCACACCATCTTCTACCAGCAGCGGGAGGTGGGAGAGCGGCAGCTCTTCTTCCTGGCCAACACCGACAACCACCGGGAAGTGCACGCCGAGGTGCGCCTGCGCGGCCGCGGGCTGCTGGAGGAGTGGGACCTGCGCACCGGCAGGGTTACGCCCCTGCCCGCGCACTACGCCGGGAGCTACACGGGCGTGCGCGTGACCTTCGCCCCGGCAGGGTCGCGCCTGCTCGCCCTCAACCGCGCTCACGAACCCCTGGAGGGGAGCGCGCCGGTCTTGCGCCAGGTGCGCCGGGTGGCGTTTGAGGATCAGTGGCAGGTGCAGCCGCGGGAGCACAACGCGCTGACGCTGGACTACTGCGCCTACCGCCTGGGCGAGGGCAAGTGGCAGCCGCAGGTGCCGACGATCTGGCTGCACCAGGTGGTGCGAGAGCTGACGCAGCCGACGGCGCTCGGCCTGCGCTTCACCTTCCCGATGGAGTCCGATCCCGCGCAGGCGCGCGATTGCTTCCTGGTGGTGGAGCAGCCGGAGCGCTACACCATCACCGTCAACGGTCACGCCCCGCCCCCGGAACACGGGTGGTGGACTGATATTTCCTGGCGCAAGCTGGACCTCGCGGGCCTGCTGCGTCAGGGCGTGAACGTGGTGGAGATGATCGCCAGCGCGGGGCCGGAACTGGAGGTCGAGAGCATCTACGTCGTCGGCGATTTCGGCGTTGTGCGCAGCGGCGCGCGGTGGGAGGGCGGCGCGCCCATGTTCGCGCTGGTGGCGGCGCCGACCGAAGTGCACACCGGCGATCTGGGCCCGCAGGGGTACCGGTTCTTCCGGGGTTCGATTGCCTATCGGCAGGACTTGCGGGTGCCGCTGCAGGCGGGGCAGCGGGCGTTCCTGCGGCTGGAGGGACTGGAGGCGGCGCTGGCGACGGTATGGGTCAATGGCAAGCAGGCGGGGCACCTTCCGTGGCGGCCGCACGAGGTAGAGGTGACGGCGCTGCTTCACCGGCGGCGCATCAACTCGTTTGAGATCGAGCTGCACGGCACCTGCCGCAACCTGCTGGGGCCACATCACAACGCGGCCGGCGACCCCGTCGGCGTCAGCCCCGACCTTTTCCTGGGCGGCGCGCAGTGGCGGGAGGACCCGCGCAGCCCCGATCGCATCTGGCGTGACCACTACAGCTTCGTCCCCTTCGGCATCACCAGGGGAGCGCACGTGGCGATCATGGAGGAGGCCAGGGGGTAG
- a CDS encoding extracellular solute-binding protein, whose translation MTRSVSFHHFVGGDRASAMEHLVGVFNASQSQVVVRAKELRDGIRDDATERLGLLPPYLGNSLPEVVMVYAEFIATLADQERIRPLDDLIAGAEGIEVSDFVDGVMDTVRYRGHIWGLPIEGDPHALYCNRSLLERAGVSAAPATWGEVMAASVMLAADTDGDGRTDRFGCSHHASDVPLLMWQFGADLVNEERTRIAFDSEEGTQALKCHADVGACCPAHAEFERGDVGLKLGMLDYYLSGRCEHLDYEIAPLPRGRRAANGFGGADSTLCLALACRERECERAGWRFLRWFTTQEGLMEWVRATGHLPLVGPVLASDEYQEFVARRPRLHTFIKQLPACRARPCMPEYPMIKWAIHAAAHEARQDGRGCTLDEARETLRRYAVEAQEALDRRVKV comes from the coding sequence ATGACCAGAAGCGTGTCATTCCATCACTTCGTCGGCGGCGACCGCGCCAGCGCGATGGAGCACTTGGTGGGCGTGTTCAACGCCAGTCAATCCCAGGTCGTGGTGCGGGCGAAGGAGCTGCGAGACGGCATCAGGGATGACGCCACCGAGAGGCTGGGCCTCTTGCCGCCGTACCTGGGTAACAGCCTGCCGGAGGTAGTGATGGTCTATGCCGAGTTCATCGCCACGCTCGCGGACCAGGAGCGCATCCGGCCGCTGGATGATTTGATCGCCGGTGCGGAGGGCATAGAGGTCTCGGACTTCGTGGACGGGGTGATGGACACGGTGCGCTACCGCGGCCACATCTGGGGGCTGCCGATCGAGGGGGATCCGCACGCTCTGTACTGCAATCGCTCGCTGCTGGAACGGGCGGGGGTGAGCGCGGCGCCCGCGACCTGGGGGGAGGTCATGGCGGCGTCGGTCATGCTCGCCGCCGACACCGACGGGGACGGACGGACCGACCGCTTCGGCTGCAGCCACCATGCGTCTGACGTGCCCCTGCTGATGTGGCAGTTCGGGGCCGATCTCGTGAACGAGGAGCGGACGCGGATCGCCTTCGACAGCGAGGAGGGGACGCAGGCGCTGAAGTGCCATGCCGACGTGGGGGCGTGCTGCCCGGCGCACGCGGAGTTCGAGCGCGGCGACGTCGGCCTCAAGCTGGGGATGCTCGACTACTACCTGTCGGGGCGATGCGAGCATCTCGACTACGAGATCGCGCCGCTGCCGCGGGGGCGGCGGGCGGCCAACGGTTTCGGCGGAGCGGACAGCACGCTGTGCCTGGCGCTCGCCTGCCGCGAGCGGGAATGCGAGCGAGCGGGGTGGCGCTTCCTGCGCTGGTTCACGACCCAGGAAGGGCTTATGGAGTGGGTGCGGGCGACCGGCCACCTGCCCCTGGTGGGGCCGGTGCTGGCGAGCGACGAGTACCAGGAGTTCGTCGCGCGGCGGCCCCGGCTGCATACCTTCATCAAGCAGCTCCCCGCGTGCCGTGCGCGCCCGTGCATGCCCGAGTACCCGATGATCAAGTGGGCGATTCACGCGGCCGCGCATGAAGCCCGGCAGGACGGGCGCGGCTGCACCCTGGATGAGGCGCGAGAGACCCTGCGGCGCTACGCCGTCGAGGCGCAGGAGGCGCTCGACCGCCGGGTGAAGGTGTAG
- a CDS encoding DUF2723 domain-containing protein — MTAARKKKEEARAAAEPEPTRTRDRGPWVAALVTGAVAMGVYVAALAPTFVRGDSAELMVAVHVLGVPHPTGYPLFLLLGKAFEVLLPIGTVAYRLNLVSALYGAATAGGLAWVAARVSGRAWCGMAAGLMAALSQGLWSQSVAFEVYSLHALTVALMLAAVVRWEDTRSRQSAYLVALMAGLGLAHHRTSLFFSLPAWALCLWGTRGRDWKLALKMAGITAAPNLLYLLLIPLANRHPVMNWGAIHLGWRYWWWHVTGRQFAQWAFARSAAEALTTATEHWAPLIAQHTLVVPALAVVGLAATRRTVLRVATLSGFIFSAIYAYSNMVPDRLVFAMPTELVLVLWAAIGLGVVTAWLGRRRSGAGGRWPELVMAVAAVALVAHLLLVNWRAMDKRGDWRMYNESLNALQTLPPDVTLLVDADFTLHGSYPYLQHIEGYRRDVTVVPVDLVREHFGWANIEDPVVKRAAVHAYEISPPWPANPNLRAPWVYPPYLTRALMATKGKRRLFAQFDNTVRTSEYVWKDYGVFMEVLESWPEMEQPATGALPQTGTVNCVEVEVAPRSLRPGEVFHMKFRWQVRERLERLVPVLLHFPRVVPATGELEEGFGVQFPLAYGKVPLDANRPHHVYVQAISWTVPKNARPGKYAMALMGPSDQEGEVRMLPVTLEVER, encoded by the coding sequence GTGACGGCAGCGCGGAAGAAGAAAGAGGAAGCCCGCGCCGCCGCGGAACCGGAACCAACGCGGACGCGCGACCGGGGGCCGTGGGTGGCCGCGCTGGTCACGGGGGCGGTGGCGATGGGGGTGTATGTCGCCGCCCTGGCGCCGACCTTCGTGCGCGGCGATAGCGCCGAGCTGATGGTGGCGGTGCATGTGCTGGGCGTGCCGCACCCGACGGGGTATCCCTTGTTTCTGCTGCTGGGCAAGGCGTTCGAGGTGCTGCTGCCCATCGGCACCGTCGCCTACCGCTTGAATCTGGTTTCCGCGCTCTACGGCGCGGCGACGGCAGGCGGGTTGGCGTGGGTGGCGGCGAGGGTGAGCGGGCGCGCGTGGTGCGGGATGGCAGCCGGCCTGATGGCGGCGCTGAGTCAGGGTTTGTGGTCGCAGTCGGTCGCGTTCGAGGTCTACTCGCTGCACGCCCTGACGGTGGCGCTGATGCTGGCGGCGGTCGTTCGCTGGGAGGACACGCGCTCGCGGCAGTCGGCCTACCTGGTGGCGCTGATGGCGGGGCTGGGGCTGGCGCACCATCGCACCTCGCTCTTCTTCAGCTTGCCCGCGTGGGCGCTGTGCCTGTGGGGGACGCGCGGGCGCGACTGGAAGCTGGCGCTCAAGATGGCGGGGATCACGGCGGCGCCGAACCTGCTCTACCTGCTGCTGATTCCGCTCGCGAATCGTCACCCGGTGATGAACTGGGGCGCCATCCACCTGGGATGGCGCTACTGGTGGTGGCACGTCACCGGCAGGCAGTTTGCACAGTGGGCGTTCGCGCGCTCGGCCGCGGAGGCGCTGACGACGGCGACCGAGCACTGGGCGCCGCTCATCGCGCAGCACACGCTGGTGGTGCCGGCGTTGGCGGTGGTGGGATTGGCGGCGACGCGCAGGACCGTGCTGCGGGTGGCGACGCTGAGTGGATTCATCTTCTCGGCGATCTACGCCTACTCCAACATGGTGCCGGACCGCCTGGTATTCGCGATGCCGACCGAGCTCGTGCTGGTGTTATGGGCCGCGATCGGGCTGGGGGTGGTGACGGCCTGGTTGGGTCGCCGGCGGTCGGGGGCGGGTGGGCGGTGGCCGGAACTGGTGATGGCGGTGGCGGCGGTGGCGCTGGTGGCGCACCTGCTGCTGGTGAACTGGCGGGCGATGGACAAGCGCGGCGACTGGAGAATGTATAACGAGAGCCTCAACGCGCTGCAAACCCTACCCCCGGACGTGACCCTGCTGGTAGATGCGGATTTCACGCTGCACGGTTCCTATCCCTACTTGCAGCACATCGAGGGCTACCGGCGCGACGTCACGGTGGTTCCGGTGGACCTGGTGCGGGAGCACTTCGGATGGGCGAACATCGAAGACCCCGTGGTGAAGAGAGCCGCCGTGCACGCCTACGAGATCTCGCCGCCATGGCCGGCCAACCCCAACCTCAGGGCCCCGTGGGTGTACCCGCCGTACCTGACACGGGCGCTGATGGCGACCAAGGGGAAGCGCCGGCTGTTTGCGCAGTTTGACAACACGGTGCGCACATCGGAGTACGTCTGGAAGGACTACGGGGTGTTCATGGAGGTGCTGGAGAGCTGGCCCGAGATGGAGCAGCCGGCGACGGGCGCGCTGCCGCAGACGGGGACGGTGAACTGCGTGGAGGTCGAGGTGGCGCCGAGGTCGCTGCGGCCGGGCGAGGTCTTCCACATGAAGTTTCGCTGGCAGGTGCGGGAGCGGCTCGAGCGGCTGGTGCCGGTACTGCTGCATTTCCCCCGGGTGGTACCCGCAACCGGCGAGCTGGAGGAGGGGTTTGGGGTCCAGTTTCCGCTGGCGTACGGCAAGGTGCCGCTGGATGCCAACCGGCCGCACCACGTATATGTGCAAGCGATATCGTGGACGGTGCCGAAGAACGCGCGCCCTGGCAAGTACGCGATGGCGCTGATGGGGCCGTCGGACCAGGAAGGGGAAGTCCGGATGCTGCCGGTGACGCTGGAGGTCGAGCGCTAG